The stretch of DNA AAATAATAAAAGGAGATGTTAAGAGGGAAGATCTAATAATATTTGAGACAATTGGGAAGGAGGAGGAGAGGTTTGAGAGGATGACGAAGGGCCTTAGGGTCTCGACATGGTTGAAAGCGGAGAAAGGGATAGAGGTACATAGAGGCCAGGTCCTCAGAATAATAATAGTTAAAGGACCTGGAAGCGTGACAGAAAGAGCTAGACCCGCAGAATTCTTTGATGTTAATGACGCGGATCTAGATTATTACTTGAACTTGTTCGATCAAGTTATTGAGAGGACACTCTCCCCCTTGAGGGTCCGGGAAGTTAAGAAGAGTGGATTAGAGGAATGGTTCTGATCAGACCTTGAGGAACTTGAGCGGTAGATTGGATACTTGTTTCTTCGTATACGGTCTATTTATTGGTAAGACCTCTTTCCTCTCCTCCTCAGCTCTCGGCCTGACTATACCCAAGTAGACGGCGCAACTCACACAGTAGTACCTAGTCTCAAGTCTCTTGGAGATATAAGCCCCTTGCCTCTCTAGATCCTTCCCCAAGCTCCCGCCTACCGGGGATGTCCATCTAGTCACCTTGATCGCTTTATCAGCAGGTATAACCCTCCCGCATTGTGTACATTGAACGGTCCTCTCGTGACCAGAGCCTCCTAACTTCCTACCCCTGTTCTTTCTCTTTTTCGGCATACCATCACCCACGGTAGTACATCACCTCCAGAATAAAAGGTTTCCTCAAGGAAGGTGTGATCACTACAGGAGCGGTGAGGAGAACTAATATAAATATGGGAGAATTTTTATTTAAGAGAGCTCAGTAAGATCTTCCTATCCAACACCTATGTCTAGCCTCATCGCCACAAACAATACACTTCTCCCCTCTGCCCTTCAGAGCATCCTCCTCATACCCTAGGAGACCGTAGCCACCCTTCTCCTCGACTTCATGAGCACACTCCTCTTTACCACACCATGCAAAAGACACTACCTTAGTTTTGACGTTCTCTACGAGCTCCTCCATACTCCTAGCATAGAATATCCTCTCCTTAAAGTAACTCCATGCCTGCTCTGAGAGAACTCTCTCAATATCCCTCAAGATCTCAGGGATCCTCTCATTTAATTCATCGAAGGGTACCGTCTCCCTCTCCATCTTATCTCTCCTGAATATTGTGACTTCTCTCCTCTCTAATTCATTCCTCCCGATCTCTATCCTAATGGGGACGCCTTTCATCTCCCACTTATAGAACTTATAGCCCGGTCTCTCCTCGCCATCATCCAGATGGACCCTGAAGTTCCTCTCTAGTGCGGACTTCACTTCCCTCGAGTACTCCAGTATCCTCTCCTCATAGTCTCTCGTTGGGATGGGCACTATGACTATCTGTATAGGTGCTATCTTCGGAGGGAGCCTCAAGCCCCTATTATCCCCGTGTATTGCTATAACGGCAGCGAGCGACCTCTCCGATATCCCGAAGGATGTAGTATTGACGTTCTTCCTCTTCCCATCCTCATCCATGTAAGTTAGATCGTAAGTCCTTGCGAATAGATCACCGAAGTTTATCGCACTCCCTAGCTCCAAAGCCTTACCATCAGGCATTATCGTGACTATATCGTAGTTGTAAAGAGCCCCGGGGAAGGTGTCCCATGGTAACGTCTTGACTACTATGTAGGGGATGAGGAGCTCATCGTAGAAACTCTTGTATATCCAGACCTCCAAATTAACTTGTTCAACAGCTTCTTCATATGTCGCATGGAATGTATGACCCTCCTTGAAGAACGCAACTTCCCTAACTCTCAACATAGGTCTCGTGGCCTTAGTCTCGTACCTGTAGATAGGGACTATTTGATAGATCCTTATTGGGAGGTCCCTGTAGCTACTTATCCATTTAGAGAGGACCTCATACATTATAGCCTCACTAGTGGGTCTGAGAGCGAGCTTCTCAGGGGCATCCTGTCTTCCGAGTTTAGTTATCCAGAACACGGAATCCTGAAAACCTTTTATAAACCTAAACTCCCTACTGAGGACGCTTTCAGGGATTATCGAAGGGAAATATACTCTCTTATGTCCAGTTTGTCTTAGGAGCCTCTCCATTATATTCATTATATTTTCCATGATCTCGTATCCATAGGGGAGCCAGACATAAACCCCCTTCACGGGGTACCTCTCATCTAATATCTCTGACTTGAAGATCACTTCATCGAACCATCTAGAGAAGTCCTCCTCCTTAGGTACGACTTCATATGCCTCTCTCTCCGACATAGTACCACCTTATCACTTTCGATTACTGAGCCCCATTGCTCTTAAAAAATCTGATCTCTCCATGAACCTTAAGATATTGAACCTGATTCCCGGGCTCTCCTCCTCGAGCTCCTCCACCATCCTCATATAGGGATCTCGGACCTCATGCCTAGAGCCTCCACAGAGGGCTGATAATTCTTCAACCGGTATCTCGATGAAAGGAGCGATAAAATTGCTTAACTCATCCAGGAGAAGGTAAAGCCTACCGGAGATTATTAGGAAATCTGGGGAGCCAGTGAATATCGACCTCAGGAGTAGAGAGACAGCATCATCAAGGATCAAGGGGAGAACTACCTTTTCCCTCGAGAACATGAGCTTCCTCGATGCTTCTCGGAGTAAGTCAACTATTTCATCCCTAGATTTGAAATCTAGATACATCGAACTTACTTTGACTGGAAATTTAGACTCCATCTCCATGAAGAGATCGAAGAGAGTCTCCGCATAAGGCAGTCTTGTCCTCAAGAATAATATGTTATCTTCTCTCGATAATAAGTTATACTTACTGACAGCACGCCTCATGCGGCTCAATAAGGAATCCCTCAGACAGCTCTTACACAGACTCCCCCCTGAGTACTTCCTGATCAATACTACATCAGGGGATCCGCACCTCGAGCATACCATGTTTTTAGGGGAATCCACCATCTACATCGAGTGTACGAATCATTCAATATAAAGCCTGAGGGAGAGGAGGTCTACGATGAGGAGAGATGGGAGTTGCTGAGGAGGAAGAGGGATAGAGGAGCTCATGTCCTGAGGGTCCTGAGGAAAATCGGTATCGTTGGATTCGTTTACGGGAGTGTCGCGAGGGGTGATGTGAGGAAGGAGAGTGATATCGATGTAATAATATTAGATTATTCCCTCCCCCTGTCCTTCATAGAGGATGTACTCTCTAGTGAGTTGGGCAACCCCTATTACAGGGAGATAGTTCAAGCATCGCCTAAGAGCGTACCAAAGTACCATATACACTTCGATGAGGAACTCGTCGTCTCCATCCCTCTGAGCTTCTTGAGGAGAAGTGAGAGGGAGTTCTATGATTTCGGCGGTAAAGTAAGTTTGGAGGAAATAGAGGGAGATATCAGGAAGCCCGGAGTGAATAAAGAGCTGAAACTCATTTTTCCAGTGGAAACCGGTCACTTAGTACTCCCTGTCATTGGTTATGAGAGCATCGCAGCGAGGATACTGGGTGTCGATGAGGGGATCGTTAAGGAAAGAATAACTATCTTGACTAAAAGGAGAGCCGTTGGAAAGACTGGTTTGTACGCATGCTATAGGCTCTTACCCACTGAAACAGTGGAAGAGGCTCTCCTCAAGCTGAAGGGCGTCAAGAGATGGTTGGATGAGAGATTGAGTAGAGAACTCTGATATCCAAAATTCCTCACAGATAGTGTCAGAGAGTCCTCGGTTTATTAGGTCCCTCTCTATTGAGTTATGTACCGAATGGAGTATACCTGATAATCTCTGAGAATATTAATAAGTGGAAAATTTACACGATTTCAAATCCGGTACCTGAGTTTAGCTGCTATTCCGCCTATAGCATCTAGCTTCTCCCCCGGTTCACTCATCGAGTTTATTATCCTGAATTCAGCTCTCGTCCTCTCACACCCCTCGATGAGTGAGAATACCCTCTCCCTCATATCGGGATCGAAGAATATCGAGGCTGAGATGAGGACAATCTCAGCAGCACCTCTATTCACTGCTTCAAGTACTTCTTCAACTCCATAAGTTACCAAATCAGAATTCTTCGATAGTAGTTCAAATATCTCCTCAACAGCAGCCATATCTCTGTAAAGATCGAGTTCCCTCAGCACTTTATCTGCTTCCCCTCTCCTTATCATTTCCAGCACCCCTGAGAATGTGGCATTACTCGCATCCCCTTCCCTCATCTTCTCCCCCATCTCCGGGTCCTTCGCTCTCGCGTAGGAAAGGAACCTCTCTTTGAAGAAACCGGGTCCTCCTATCACTATCGCTTTAGGTTTGATCTTAGAGTAAAGCTCCCTCAAAGTATCTAAAACTTCCGAGAAGTACCTCCTCTCCTCCCCCTCCCTTCCCTTAGCATCGATCTTAGATGGTAATCTCGACCTTATGTAAGTGATTTCTTCGACCCTCATAGAGTCTGCTCTCGCTATAGTAGCCCCTTCATCATCCATAGCTACTAGGAGAATCTCTCCCCTCTCCGACATACTCTCAGCTCTCTTCAGTATCTCTAAGTGAGTTTTCTTCCATTCTTTCTTTACTATCGTTAAAGAAGATCCTTCATCAACAGAGAAAGTATGATGTTGTCCCTGAATTCCGAACTTATCAGGACCAACTCTCACGACCCCGGATATCCTCAGCCTCAGTGAATATGGATCCAGCTTCACTTTATCGACCTCTATAGTCAGTATCATAGGGATTCTCTCACCGCTATCAGCTCTTATTCCCTCTTGCTTCACTCTTCTAGATGTTTTCATAGTAATGAGATCTCCTCTCTCGATTATAGAGGCTAGCCAATAGATGTCATTTAAGTTATCTACTCTAAGCTTAATCAAGCCCTTCTTGAGGTCCTCCTCTAATATCCTCACTTCATTCACCTATCACTGGATCGTGTATATCGCGAGACCCGCGCCCTTCCTCACGATATCCTTAGCGACATTCCCGACTATCGCCTTAACACCGATCTCATAAGCCTTATCGACTATCCTCTGAGTGACTACCCTATCATATACTATGTACCTCACGCCCTTAGATTCATTCAGTTCATTCAGGAGTTCTGCGACTGAAGTCTCCTTGAGGACCCTTAGATTCTCATCCAAGAGGAGGACTTTATCTGTATTCATGACTCTCTCATAGAATCCCCTGAACATCTCTGGTATCCTGATCATCCTCCCATTTATCTCCTTTGGTCTCATTTCATACACCTCATGTTGGATACTGAGTCTAGCTCTAGGTGGGGATATCCCGAGCTCTCTTCTCACTTCATCTGCTGGGACAGCTGATGAGAGAGCTTTCCTTATCTCCTTAGCAGTCAGTTCCTCTACTACTTTCCCCTCAGGTGCTCTAGCTACATAATCTATATCTGTTTGCTCTAAAAGAGTCCTTAGGACCATTTCGCCACCTCTATCTCCATCCACGAAAGCTATAGCCTCCTTCTCTTCTATCAATTTCTCTAGAGATTTAGGAACTCTTTCCAAAGCCCCTCCCATAGCTATCACATTATCGAAACCGTACTTAAGTAAGTTCATGACATCAGCCCTTCCCTCCACTACTATTATCTCAGATGCTTCCTCTATCCCTCTGCCAGCCGGTAATTGCTCTTCCCCATAGAGTATGAAGTTGGACTTAGCGCTCTCCCTCTCTACGAATTCTATTAATCTCCTGAGACTATCCTCTTTCTCTATTGACCAACTCTTTAATATTTCAGCAGCCCTTCTCGCTATATCATTCCTCTTCTCTTCTCTCTCATCCACTATCTTTATGAGCTTGAAACTTGCTTGATATGGACCCACTTTGTCGATCGTTTCCATAGCTGCAACTAGGAGGGCCGTTCTCACCTTATCTAGCCCTGAATATAGTTCAACTATACCTTTTGAGCCTTCGCCCTCTCTTCTCAGCCTTATATTTATCCTCCCAATTTTTCCAGTCCTTTGAAGGTCTTTAAGCTCTAATTCAGGACCTAGAAGACCCTCTAGCTGCCCGAATATTGCTCCTATGACATCACTAGTCTCTACAACACCATTTACCGATACTTCAAGCTTAGCAATATATTTGGGATGCGTAGCCTCCTTCTTACTCTCCATAAAGCTAATCCTCCCCCTTAAACACAATGTCCGCCCGCCAACTAGTCCCCAGAGGTCACCGATCAGCCCACGCTTTCCTCTCTACCTCCGGGGTCATCTGGTGGCGGGCGGTATTAATACGTCACTTGTCGCTAAATATAATCTCTTCGCTCCCCCATATGGTAACGCTTAATAATGATCAATACCCCAATTTGAGGATCTGTATGGGGACAGTGAGGGAGAGAGCTATAAAGAGAGTGGCATACAAGCTCGTTAAACAGTACCCCGATTTATGGACCGAGGACTTCGAGCATAATAAGAGGGTCCTATCTCAGATAGCCGAGATAAAATCTAAAGTGTACAGGAATAGAATAGCTGGTTATATAACGAGATTGAAGGTCAGAGAGAGGCAGGGGACTCTCGTATGATTCGATAATACTTCCTAAGATACTCATTTTCATCGATTTCATCTGTTTCAATAGTACTGTTTTTGAGGGATTGGACATCAGTATATGAGACCTAGAATGGATCCATCTGAACTTAAGGAGAAGATACTGAGTAGGAGCGCTAAAATATCTGTGATAGGTCAGGGGTACATAGGCCTTCCCCTAGCTCTACTATTAGCGGATTCAGGGTTCAGTGTGATAGGTTATGACGTTGACTCTAAGCTCATTGAGGAGTTATCTATCGGGATCACCAGGTTGAGAAATGAGAAAGGCGTTAGTGATCTTTTACTGAAGCACTTAGGATCTAGATACTTCCCATCGAGTGATCGGGGGAGATTGAAAGGATCCGACGTGATCATAGTAGCTGTCCCTACTCCGAGAGTCAATGGAAGTGCAGATCTCGGGATGCTGATGGATGCTATCGAGCTCGCATCTTCAACTATAAATAGAGGAGGCCTCATAGTAGTTGAGAGCACACTCCCTCCTAAGACTTTCGATATGCTGCTTGATGAGATAAGTAAAGCGGGCCTCAAGCCCGGGGAGGATGTATTCGTATCCTATTGCCCTGAGAGAGCGATGCCCGGGAAATTGATAGAAGAACTGATATCAAATTATAGGATAATTGGTGTAAAAGATCCCATATCTGCGGAATTATCAAAAATATTATATAGATGTTTCGTTAAGGGAGAGATAGAAGTAACAGATCCTCTCACCGCGGAGATAACTAAGCTCGTCGAGAACGCTTACAGGGATGTGAACATAGCTTTCGCTAATGAAGTAGCGAGGATATGTGAGGCCCTAGGCAGTGATGTAAGGAAGGTCAGGGAACTAGTCAACAAGCATCCTAGAGTGAATATGCTCTTACCTGGTATTGGAGTCGGTGGAAGTTGCCTCACAAAAGATCCTCTATTCCTATCATGGGTCTCAAGTGAGAATGGATATTCACCTGAGTTAATAAAGCTAGCTAGAGAGCTAAATGAATCTATGCCAGCTCACTACGCTATTCTAATAGATGACTTCATCAAATGGAAGAATTCTGGGAGCGGAACTATATGCGTCCTCGGCGTGACTTACAAAGGAGATGTTGCTGATACTAGGGAGTCCCCCGCTAAATACCTAATAAGCGAGCTGATGAAGATGGGTCACAGAGTGAGAGTCTATGACCCTCTCGTGAGGGAATCTTTCGGGGCGAAATATTACGATAGGTTAGAAGAGGCCGTGAAGGATGTTGATGTGATAGTGATAGTGAGTGATCATAGCGAGTTCAAGGATATGGATCTCCTTAAAATAAGAGGATTGGCTGGTAGAGGTCCCGTATTACTCCTGGATGGAAGACTAATAATAGATAAGGAGAAGGCGGAAGCCTCAGGTTTCATCTACGCTTCTGTTGGTAATATATCATCCTTGAAGTTTACTAGGGGCGAGGCGATCGCCTTCAGAGAGGTTATTTCAAAAATTCCATTATAAATCCAGACATATGTGAAATTTTTATACCTTTGAGCCTTCCTCTTGTCTGCATGACTTCCATTATCATAGCATAGCATCCAACATCTTCTATTACTATATGGTTCGCCCCAAGCTCCTCAGCTAGAGATAGCACTCTCTGAACCCACTTGGAGAAAAGACCCCTATCGGTCCTGTAGATCAGTGTGAAACCACAATCGCAACAGAGCCATTCTGGAGTTTCAAGGATCTTCAAGTTATTGAAACTTCTTAGTACCTCTAGGAATGAACTATCGCTCCCGCACGATGGTATCGGCAATATAGTATCCTTCCCTCTCACTTTACCGATCCTCATCTTCTCAGATCGTATAGCGTCCAATACGTACGAGGATATTTTCATGAGACCGAGATCCGGGTAGACCCTCACTGTAAGCGGACATCCTGAGACAACACGCTTAGGACTGAGTTCCGAGATCACGCTCTCTAAATTCCTCTTCGCGTCATTAGCTAAGTCCTTCTCCCCTAGTATGTATAAGAGAGCGCCTGAGCAAGGCTCACCCGGTCCTATAGTCGTGATACTCCCGGAAATTCTCCCGAGGATCTTCATAGTATTCAAGGCAACTTCTATGGCCTTATGCATCCAACATCCAGCGAAGAACAGAATCTCAGAGTTCCTCGTCGGCTGGAAGTCTGGTGGTAACCAGCTACCCTTGATGAGCTCATCAGCGATAGGAGTGCCCACTTTCCTGAAGGAGTCCCTTATATCTACAGTGACCAAGGGGACGTATCCCATATCTATGAGAGAGTCCCTGGCCTTAACGAGGAGATCGAAGGGACGTAAGCCCACTGGACAATAATTGTTACAAATTCCACAGTTAGCACAAGCAAATATATGCCTAAGGATTCCTTCTGTTAGTTCTATTTTCCCCTTAGAGAGCATTGATAGAATTTTGATTCTCGATCTCATACCGGAGCTCTCTATCCGATCCAAGTTGAAGAGCGGGCAGGGTATATTGCACCCACCACAACTTATACATCTCGCGAAATCTGAAGAAAGACTTTCCTCAAATTCAACTTCCAAGAGATCACCTCATATCAGCTTCTCAGGGTTCATTATCCCATGAGGGTCTAGGACTCCCTTTACGGCCTTCATAATGCTTAAGTAACCCTCATCATAGTTCTCATCTAACTTGTAGATACCTACTCCTGTTCCGAACCCCAGGGATGCACCTAGAGAAGTGGCATTCTCTATCAGAGTGGATGTAGCTCTCTCAGTCCTCTCAACTTCCTTAGGATCCCTTGAGTTATAGAGGAATATCGCGATCACCCACCCCAAGGGAGGGTCTATCACTGTTATAGATGGTATCTTCATCCTGGAGCTCATTCTATCTATCTCTTGGACGAGATCCCTCACTGAATGTTGATATGATAACATACTAACTACTCGCACAGAGACTTTTTTCCTCTTACAGAGCTCATAGATCTTCTCCCTCCTCATCCAGATGCCCTCAACTTCCTTAGCTTCAACTTCACTGTACTCCAAAGCTGTCTCAGCGAGTACGCTCTCAACTCTCCCTTTCCACTTCTCAACACACTCACTAGTTCCAGCTATCTCTAAGAAGCCTATGGCCTCAACCCCGATGAACTCCCGTTCTTCTATCAACTCCTTGTAGTTATGGTAGACTTCGAACCCGTAGATATCGATACCCGCCTTCCTAATGGCGTCATATATTACTAGAGAATCCGAGACGTCATTCAGTTCCATGGAATACGAGATGCTAGACTCGGGTCTGTAACTGAGTCCTATTAGAGCTGAAGTTATGACTCCCAGAGTCCCCTCGGATCCTATTATCAAATCCATCACATTTCTCCTGCTCGGGGGACCAGGTTGCTCCAAAGATATTATTTGTCCTCCGGGTATGACGATCTCCAATCCCCTGACGTGATCCCTCATAGTCCCGTACCTCACTGAGAGAGGGGATGCGGCATCCTCAGCTATCATACCACCTATCGTTGAGAACCCAATACCATCCGGATTTATCGGCAAAAACATCCCATCTATCAATCTATTGACATCCCTTAACTTAACGCCCGCTTCCACTCTGATGAGGCCTCTGCTATCGTCCTTCTCGATTACTCTATTCATCCCCTGCATATCTAAGATGAACCCCCCTCTCACTGCGAGAGGTCCCCCTACGAGAGAGGTGCCGGACCCCCTAGGAGTCACGGGCACACCGTATTTGTCAGCTATCTCTAGCACTATGGAGACCTCCTCAACTTTCCTAGGCCTTATAATAGCATCTGGGATGTACTCAACTCCAGAGGAGTCATAAGAGTAAGCATACCTATCGACTTCTTCCCTGAGTATCTGATCTCCACCCAACTGAGAGGATAACTCTTCTAACGCCTTTTCGATATTATCCCCACTCATAACGTCTCAAGGACCCTCCAGTATGGAAATAGTAATAATCTTAATCCACGTAGGATCGAGAGGGATGTAGGTGCTCAAGTTGTGTCTGGCGGATCTTCATAGGGAGTTGAATGCGAAGTTTTTCGAATTCGCCGGATGGGAAATGCCAATGAGGTATACGAATTCATTAGAAGAAGCGATGTCCGTGAGAGAGAATTGTGGGATATTCGATGTCTCCCATATGGGTAGATTGATTATCGAGGGAGTTGATGCGCCCAAATTCCTTCAGAAGGCGACATCAAATAACGTTGATATCGAAATCGGCAGGAGCAGGTATACGCTCACTCTCAATGAGAGAGGCGGCATAAAGGACGATAACGTGACCTTTAGGTTATCAGACAATAAATATATTTTTGTAACAAATGCAGCAAATAGAATAAAAATATTAAACTGGTTTGATGAATTGTTAAAGAAATGGGATATGAGTGTCCAAGTCTATGATGCGACACTCGAGACTTTCATGTTCGCTATTCAGGGACCTAGAGCGAGAGAAGTTTTCCATAATGTCATCGGGACTTCATTAAAAATAAAAAAATTCAATCTAACTACTATGAGATGGAAGGGAAGCGAACTCGTTATTAGCAGGACTGGATACACCGGGGAGGACGGTTATGAGGTAATAATAGGTGATAGAGACCTAGCCTCAGAGTTATTCAAGTCCTTAGTAGAAGCAGGAGCTAAGCCATGTGGATTAGTCGCCAGAGATATTCTCAGGCTCGAAGCGGGACTTGTCCTCTATGGCAACGATATAGATGAGGATATTAATCCCATAGAGGCTAGGCTCGAGTTCGCTGTCGATCTCGGGAAGGACTTCGTGGGTAAAGGGGCGGTAATTGATGCGATCAATAAGGGTATTGAGAGAGTCAGAGTAGGTATAGTGAGCCACAGCAGGAGCGCCCCAAGGAGGGGTGAAGGTGTGTATGCGGGTGAGGAGAGGGTGGGGATCGTGACGAGTGGAACTTTCAGCCCGACTATAGAGAGGGGCGTAGGGATGGCATACATTAAGAAGGAGTACGCAGAGGTCGGTAGGGAACTCAGCGTGGGGGAGGAGAGGAAGCTGAAAGTGAGTGTTGAGAAGATGCCCTTCTATGATGAAAAGGTCTACGGTTGGAGGAGGCTCACTTCAGCTTCCCAAGAACAACGTGACTGACTGTCTTCGCCAATCTACGAGTCTCGACTATCCTAACGAAATCCCCCTCCTTAACTTCGATACACGGAGGTAAATGCGCATGTATCTTACTTCTCCTCCTCTCATACCTCTTATACTTCTTGTCGTAGTGCAAATATTCAATTAACACTGTGACAGCCCTAGTCATCTTAGTGCTTATGACTCTACCCTCGAGAGAGCTCCTCCTTAAGGATATGTTTCCGTGCCACGGGCACTTATCATCGTCGCAACTCCTCTCGGGTGGGATTATACCCTCTATAAGATCTTCTGAGATCTCCCTCATGCCTTCTTCACCCTCTCCTCAGGCCTACCTATTAGCCTATCACCCAACACTAACACAGAGCTACCATCATCGACCTTAAATAAAAATAATCTCCCACTCTTAGCGATAGTAGATCTCCTATTCCCTCCCTCGATTATTAAACAGTTCCTCGTCTCATATACTACTTTTCCCCTAATCCCCACTTCAGATAAATTTGGAGAA from Candidatus Korarchaeum sp. encodes:
- a CDS encoding 30S ribosomal protein S17e, which gives rise to MGTVRERAIKRVAYKLVKQYPDLWTEDFEHNKRVLSQIAEIKSKVYRNRIAGYITRLKVRERQGTLV
- a CDS encoding nucleotide sugar dehydrogenase — its product is MRPRMDPSELKEKILSRSAKISVIGQGYIGLPLALLLADSGFSVIGYDVDSKLIEELSIGITRLRNEKGVSDLLLKHLGSRYFPSSDRGRLKGSDVIIVAVPTPRVNGSADLGMLMDAIELASSTINRGGLIVVESTLPPKTFDMLLDEISKAGLKPGEDVFVSYCPERAMPGKLIEELISNYRIIGVKDPISAELSKILYRCFVKGEIEVTDPLTAEITKLVENAYRDVNIAFANEVARICEALGSDVRKVRELVNKHPRVNMLLPGIGVGGSCLTKDPLFLSWVSSENGYSPELIKLARELNESMPAHYAILIDDFIKWKNSGSGTICVLGVTYKGDVADTRESPAKYLISELMKMGHRVRVYDPLVRESFGAKYYDRLEEAVKDVDVIVIVSDHSEFKDMDLLKIRGLAGRGPVLLLDGRLIIDKEKAEASGFIYASVGNISSLKFTRGEAIAFREVISKIPL
- a CDS encoding mRNA surveillance protein pelota; translation: MRILEEDLKKGLIKLRVDNLNDIYWLASIIERGDLITMKTSRRVKQEGIRADSGERIPMILTIEVDKVKLDPYSLRLRISGVVRVGPDKFGIQGQHHTFSVDEGSSLTIVKKEWKKTHLEILKRAESMSERGEILLVAMDDEGATIARADSMRVEEITYIRSRLPSKIDAKGREGEERRYFSEVLDTLRELYSKIKPKAIVIGGPGFFKERFLSYARAKDPEMGEKMREGDASNATFSGVLEMIRRGEADKVLRELDLYRDMAAVEEIFELLSKNSDLVTYGVEEVLEAVNRGAAEIVLISASIFFDPDMRERVFSLIEGCERTRAEFRIINSMSEPGEKLDAIGGIAAKLRYRI
- a CDS encoding FAD-binding oxidoreductase, which translates into the protein MGGDQILREEVDRYAYSYDSSGVEYIPDAIIRPRKVEEVSIVLEIADKYGVPVTPRGSGTSLVGGPLAVRGGFILDMQGMNRVIEKDDSRGLIRVEAGVKLRDVNRLIDGMFLPINPDGIGFSTIGGMIAEDAASPLSVRYGTMRDHVRGLEIVIPGGQIISLEQPGPPSRRNVMDLIIGSEGTLGVITSALIGLSYRPESSISYSMELNDVSDSLVIYDAIRKAGIDIYGFEVYHNYKELIEEREFIGVEAIGFLEIAGTSECVEKWKGRVESVLAETALEYSEVEAKEVEGIWMRREKIYELCKRKKVSVRVVSMLSYQHSVRDLVQEIDRMSSRMKIPSITVIDPPLGWVIAIFLYNSRDPKEVERTERATSTLIENATSLGASLGFGTGVGIYKLDENYDEGYLSIMKAVKGVLDPHGIMNPEKLI
- a CDS encoding (Fe-S)-binding protein, whose translation is MEVEFEESLSSDFARCISCGGCNIPCPLFNLDRIESSGMRSRIKILSMLSKGKIELTEGILRHIFACANCGICNNYCPVGLRPFDLLVKARDSLIDMGYVPLVTVDIRDSFRKVGTPIADELIKGSWLPPDFQPTRNSEILFFAGCWMHKAIEVALNTMKILGRISGSITTIGPGEPCSGALLYILGEKDLANDAKRNLESVISELSPKRVVSGCPLTVRVYPDLGLMKISSYVLDAIRSEKMRIGKVRGKDTILPIPSCGSDSSFLEVLRSFNNLKILETPEWLCCDCGFTLIYRTDRGLFSKWVQRVLSLAEELGANHIVIEDVGCYAMIMEVMQTRGRLKGIKISHMSGFIMEFLK
- a CDS encoding 30S ribosomal protein S26e encodes the protein MPKKRKNRGRKLGGSGHERTVQCTQCGRVIPADKAIKVTRWTSPVGGSLGKDLERQGAYISKRLETRYYCVSCAVYLGIVRPRAEEERKEVLPINRPYTKKQVSNLPLKFLKV
- the proS gene encoding proline--tRNA ligase; its protein translation is MSEREAYEVVPKEEDFSRWFDEVIFKSEILDERYPVKGVYVWLPYGYEIMENIMNIMERLLRQTGHKRVYFPSIIPESVLSREFRFIKGFQDSVFWITKLGRQDAPEKLALRPTSEAIMYEVLSKWISSYRDLPIRIYQIVPIYRYETKATRPMLRVREVAFFKEGHTFHATYEEAVEQVNLEVWIYKSFYDELLIPYIVVKTLPWDTFPGALYNYDIVTIMPDGKALELGSAINFGDLFARTYDLTYMDEDGKRKNVNTTSFGISERSLAAVIAIHGDNRGLRLPPKIAPIQIVIVPIPTRDYEERILEYSREVKSALERNFRVHLDDGEERPGYKFYKWEMKGVPIRIEIGRNELERREVTIFRRDKMERETVPFDELNERIPEILRDIERVLSEQAWSYFKERIFYARSMEELVENVKTKVVSFAWCGKEECAHEVEEKGGYGLLGYEEDALKGRGEKCIVCGDEARHRCWIGRSY
- a CDS encoding DNA primase, coding for MESKKEATHPKYIAKLEVSVNGVVETSDVIGAIFGQLEGLLGPELELKDLQRTGKIGRINIRLRREGEGSKGIVELYSGLDKVRTALLVAAMETIDKVGPYQASFKLIKIVDEREEKRNDIARRAAEILKSWSIEKEDSLRRLIEFVERESAKSNFILYGEEQLPAGRGIEEASEIIVVEGRADVMNLLKYGFDNVIAMGGALERVPKSLEKLIEEKEAIAFVDGDRGGEMVLRTLLEQTDIDYVARAPEGKVVEELTAKEIRKALSSAVPADEVRRELGISPPRARLSIQHEVYEMRPKEINGRMIRIPEMFRGFYERVMNTDKVLLLDENLRVLKETSVAELLNELNESKGVRYIVYDRVVTQRIVDKAYEIGVKAIVGNVAKDIVRKGAGLAIYTIQ
- the gcvT gene encoding glycine cleavage system aminomethyltransferase GcvT, which codes for MCLADLHRELNAKFFEFAGWEMPMRYTNSLEEAMSVRENCGIFDVSHMGRLIIEGVDAPKFLQKATSNNVDIEIGRSRYTLTLNERGGIKDDNVTFRLSDNKYIFVTNAANRIKILNWFDELLKKWDMSVQVYDATLETFMFAIQGPRAREVFHNVIGTSLKIKKFNLTTMRWKGSELVISRTGYTGEDGYEVIIGDRDLASELFKSLVEAGAKPCGLVARDILRLEAGLVLYGNDIDEDINPIEARLEFAVDLGKDFVGKGAVIDAINKGIERVRVGIVSHSRSAPRRGEGVYAGEERVGIVTSGTFSPTIERGVGMAYIKKEYAEVGRELSVGEERKLKVSVEKMPFYDEKVYGWRRLTSASQEQRD
- a CDS encoding nucleotidyltransferase domain-containing protein codes for the protein MYESFNIKPEGEEVYDEERWELLRRKRDRGAHVLRVLRKIGIVGFVYGSVARGDVRKESDIDVIILDYSLPLSFIEDVLSSELGNPYYREIVQASPKSVPKYHIHFDEELVVSIPLSFLRRSEREFYDFGGKVSLEEIEGDIRKPGVNKELKLIFPVETGHLVLPVIGYESIAARILGVDEGIVKERITILTKRRAVGKTGLYACYRLLPTETVEEALLKLKGVKRWLDERLSREL